Proteins encoded within one genomic window of Phototrophicus methaneseepsis:
- the ada gene encoding bifunctional DNA-binding transcriptional regulator/O6-methylguanine-DNA methyltransferase Ada, producing the protein MIQEFTLDLTEDVCYKAVANGDPAYDGQFVVAVKTTGIYCRPSCPARTPKRENVEFFPLPAAAECNGYRPCKRCNPRQHDMQDEQARRVQIICDYITEHLDADLSLEALAQQVHLSPYYFQRTFKQMMGITPRQYAEAKRMDCLKEHLRDGLSVTDAVYEVGFGASSRMYERADAHLGMTPTTYRNKGEDMTIVYTIVNCPLGRMLIAATERGICKIDMRHNDEELVARLIEEFPKATIANDDDAMCDYAHQIVAHLNGWQPHLDLPIDIRVTAFQQRVLSELQRIPYGETRSYKQIAEAIGNPRAARAVGNACNANPVPILIPCHRVIHSDGGITGYAFGPEVKKQILDTERENKPE; encoded by the coding sequence ATGATACAGGAATTTACGCTCGACCTCACAGAAGATGTCTGTTACAAGGCGGTCGCCAATGGGGACCCTGCCTACGACGGGCAATTCGTCGTGGCTGTTAAGACAACAGGCATCTACTGCCGCCCATCCTGCCCAGCACGCACCCCTAAGCGCGAGAACGTCGAGTTCTTCCCGCTGCCGGCTGCTGCTGAATGCAACGGTTATCGTCCTTGCAAACGCTGCAATCCGCGCCAGCATGATATGCAGGATGAGCAGGCCCGTCGCGTGCAAATTATCTGCGATTATATTACCGAGCATCTCGATGCGGATTTATCGTTGGAGGCACTCGCCCAACAGGTCCATCTCAGCCCGTACTACTTCCAGCGGACATTTAAGCAGATGATGGGCATTACGCCGCGCCAATACGCTGAAGCCAAACGCATGGACTGCCTGAAAGAGCATTTGCGTGATGGCCTGAGCGTGACAGATGCCGTGTATGAAGTCGGCTTTGGGGCCAGCAGCCGCATGTACGAGCGTGCTGATGCGCATCTGGGCATGACGCCGACGACCTATCGCAACAAGGGCGAGGATATGACCATCGTCTATACGATTGTCAATTGCCCATTGGGGCGGATGTTGATCGCAGCGACAGAACGTGGCATTTGTAAGATTGATATGCGCCACAATGATGAAGAACTCGTCGCACGTTTGATTGAAGAATTCCCGAAAGCCACCATCGCCAATGATGATGACGCGATGTGTGATTACGCGCACCAAATCGTGGCCCATCTAAACGGTTGGCAGCCCCATCTCGATTTACCCATCGACATCCGGGTTACCGCCTTCCAGCAGCGGGTGCTCTCTGAATTACAACGCATCCCTTACGGCGAAACCCGCTCTTACAAGCAAATCGCGGAAGCCATCGGCAACCCGCGCGCTGCCCGTGCTGTTGGCAACGCCTGCAACGCCAACCCGGTCCCGATCCTCATCCCATGCCATCGCGTCATCCACAGCGATGGGGGCATCACGGGTTATGCCTTCGGTCCAGAGGTCAAGAAGCAAATCCTCGATACTGAGCGAGAGAATAAGCCGGAATAG
- the rpsD gene encoding 30S ribosomal protein S4 → MASYHGPKAKQQRRFGTLLVPRPKYSRILDKRAYPPGDHGKEKSFRGGRRSDYGQQLDEKQKLAYIYNVRERQMRNYYKKAVQMTGATGVNLLGILERRLDNLVYKAGLGATIWASRQLVVHGHVLVNGQRLDLPSYQVKPGDVISLSDKMKKNVHVIEWVDQIAAYPPYLSVNKNEFSATFLRIPEEGEIQAQVDIQLVVEYYNRLT, encoded by the coding sequence ATGGCATCGTATCATGGTCCTAAAGCAAAGCAGCAGCGACGCTTCGGCACGTTGCTGGTGCCGCGCCCGAAGTACTCGCGCATCCTAGACAAGCGCGCCTATCCGCCTGGTGATCACGGTAAGGAAAAATCCTTCCGTGGTGGTCGTCGCAGCGACTACGGTCAGCAGCTCGACGAAAAGCAGAAGCTGGCGTACATCTACAATGTACGTGAACGCCAGATGCGTAACTACTACAAAAAAGCTGTGCAGATGACCGGCGCAACCGGTGTGAACCTGCTCGGCATTCTGGAACGCCGCCTGGATAATCTGGTTTATAAAGCCGGCCTTGGCGCAACCATCTGGGCTTCTCGCCAACTGGTTGTACATGGTCATGTGTTGGTTAACGGCCAGCGCCTGGACCTGCCTTCTTATCAGGTGAAGCCAGGGGATGTCATCTCCCTGAGCGACAAGATGAAGAAGAACGTCCATGTTATTGAATGGGTTGACCAGATCGCTGCTTATCCGCCGTATCTTTCGGTGAATAAGAACGAATTCAGCGCGACCTTCCTGCGCATCCCGGAAGAAGGCGAAATTCAGGCCCAGGTTGATATTCAGCTCGTGGTTGAATACTACAACCGCCTGACCTAA